Genomic DNA from Paenibacillus donghaensis:
TCCTCCGAAGGTTCCAGGGCAACACTCTAAATCCTAGTTGGAGCTTAAGAAGTAACGAAATGTGAGAACAAGCCTCTCTTCCTGTAGCGGATGAGAGGCTTGTTTGATGAGGTATAGGTTACTACGTAAGGCCCCTTGCCTTCTGATAGAGGTTTTAGCTTTCTAAGGAGTAACGCGTAGGTGGCTATGGGGAAAAACTACTGTTAATCCCACGGCAAAGGTTCAGTTGCTTTTGCACATGGGGAAAAGGGGTGCAGGCATTCTGGTGGACGGCGGGTACACCATTAAATAACTCTTTTGGATGAAAAATTAGAAGAAATAGCGCAAGAGCATGATTGAGATCATCCCGGCAATGACGGTACCCAGCAGGCTGCGTGTTTTGACTGCGATCCAGAAGGTAGGAAGGGCTGCAAGCAGCTCCAGATTGCCTGATAGGCTCCATCCGGTCAGTTGTCCATCATGTATCAAAAGCTCCTGGGCGATCAGCGCAGACATCACTGCGATCGGGACATAATTTAACCAGCGGTTTGCCCACTCCGGCAGCTCGATCCGGCTAAGCAGCATCAACGGCAGCACTCTCGGAATGACAGTAACCAGTGCGGCACCCGCGATGATAAGAAGGATTTCTGCTCTTATTTCCATTGTTCCACCACCATTCCCAAGGTTGCCGCAACAACTGTGGCTACAATGACTCCCATGCTGGGCGAAACCAAGATGGAGACCACAACTGCAAGTACAACAGCGGTCAGGCCTACAGCGATATCTGCTGCATATTTGCTTCGGCTAACCAAGGTAAGCACCAATAAACCGATAAACATCGCCGGCAGTGCGAAATCCAGTCCATAACGCTCCGGCTCTGCTATCCATTGCCCCAGGAAGGCCCCGGCCATATTGGCGATAATCCAATTCAGGTAAGCCGTAAGATTCAGGCCGTGCATCCAGCGTTCACTGATGCGGCGGCTGCGAGCGGCGCGGGTAATCGCCACACCAAAGGTCTCATCGGTCAGCAGAGCACCGAGCAGCAGATTCCGCAACGGGGTCAAGTGGCGGAAATAGGGGGACAAGGCAGCACTCAGCAGCAGGTGGCGCAGGTTCACGAACAGGATAGTAATAATAATTCCAGAGACCGTACTACCTGCCGCGATCATTCCGGCAGCTATAAACTGTGCTGAGCCGGCATACAGCAGTGTGGACATCAGTGCGATTTCGGCGAGGGTAAGTCCGGCCGTCTTCTCAACCACTCCTGCAGCGAAGCCGATGCTTAAATATCCCAGCAGTGTGGGAAGACAATCCTTCACGCCCTGCAGGAAGTTGTCCTCTGTATCTGGAACTGCAGGTTCCGCCAGCCCGGCGGTTTCCTGTGTCATCTATAAATCTCCTTTCAATCCGTGCTGCAATCAAAAGTTTACTATAGTAGTTAACGCTATTTCTGTCAATTGCCAACAACGGCACCGACCCCCTAACGCATAAACAGCACCTGAGCCATGAATCGTGGCCAGGTGCTGCTTGTGTTTATATGAAGCGCTAAGCTGTTTATAGGGTTAGCTTGCTTACTGTAGAATCAATACGCCATAGCCCTCCAGCGTATATTCTCCTGTAATAACTTCGCCGCTCAGCAAGTCCGTCTTGCTGCCTGCAACCCGGATCACCGCAGGTGTCTCTTCATAGTTCAGCAAGAAAGTGAAGCTTGTGTCTGCATTGGAGCGGATCTGCAGTTCCACTTCCGCCGGCAGCTCCAGCCATTCCGCAGCAGGAGAACGGAGACCCAAATGCTCAATTAGATTGAGTGCGGCCTCTTCATTAAATACAGCGCCATAATACCATACCTCGCCCTTACCGCGTGTATTGCGGGTTACAGCCGGTTTGCCTGCGTAGTAATCCGACGCATAGGTCCCCATAACCTCCACCGTATCTTCTTCCACATGCAGGATATCATTGAAGGCATCGGCTCCTGTATCCGGCATGCCGTTCCACTGGATGGAAGTCGGCTGCCGTGTTCCTTTGACCATAGTGAATTCCTCCACCGTAATTCCGCACAGCTCTCTGGCTGCCCCAGGGAACGGGCGCATATAACATTGGCCGCGTGTGTCCTTGTATCCGGTTCGGCAGCCAAAGACCAGCTTGCCGCCTTGCTGCACATATTGACCCAGCAACGCAGCTGTTTCATCACTGAGAATGGCCGGATGTGGATAGATCAGCACCTTGTAACGGGCCAGCTCTGCAAGTGTTGTCTGCTCCCGGATATACAGAACATCATTCGGGATGTGCTTATGCTGCAGGGCTTTGTACCATTCCTTGTTGCTCTGCCACATAAACGGGCCATGCCACACATCGTATTCGCCGTCCCATTCATTGTCATAATCGCGCACAATCGCCACATTGGCCTCTGTGACTGAGCCTATGATCGCTTGGCCCGACCCGGCCAGCTCCTTGCCGATGCCTGCGGCTTCGCGCAGCCGGCGGTTAGGCTGGTTATGATAATCGTTCAGCCCATGCCAATAGATCTCATTGCCCATCGTTGCTGTCCGCCAGCGGAAGTAGAGCACCATATCCGCTCCGTGTGCGATCGACTGGTACGTCCACAGCCGCATCTGGCCCGGCTTCGGTGAAGGCATATCCATCCGGTTCACCCAGCCGCCCGGTCCCGACTGCTGTTCCATGATGCAGAAGTTAGGGGAGATGGAGCGGACCACCGACAGCGACAGACCCCAGCCGCGGTCACGCAGCGGGTTCACTTCCGCTGCATCATTAGAGATGCTGGAGAACTGTGGATAGGAATCATAACTGAAGAAATCCAGCAGTCCGTCCGTTAAGGCATGGCTGTCTAGATGTCCGAACAGCCCGTTTGTGGTTACCCATTGTCCGGGAGCTTTGGCTCTAAGAATATCACCCTGGACTTTGGCGAAGGAAATCGTATTGTCGGAAATGAACCGTTTCTCATCAAGCGCCTGATGCGGATTTGGCTGCTTAGGCACCGGTGTAGGACGCGGCAGGAACACCTGCGACCAGTCGCTGTAGGTCTGGTTCCAGAATACAGCGCCCCAGGCTTCATTCAGCTGATCCAGCGTGACGTACTTCTGTTTCAGCCATTCCCGGAAGGCAATATGATCACTCTCTGAATAGAAGACATTGATTTCACAGTTCAGCTCATTGTCAATCTGCCAGCCGACTACGCCGGGATGGCCGCTGTAGTGCTCGGCTAGCTGTGTTGTAATGGCAGCGCACAGCTCACGATATTTGGGGCTGCTGTAATTATAATGGCGGCGCATGCCATGCTGCAGGGTTACCCCTTCGTAGGTTACATTCAGCACTTCCGGATAACGGTCTGTAAGCCAGGCAGGAGGGGTGGCGGTGGGCGTTCCCAGCACTACCTTCAAGCCATGGCTGTGAGCCAGGCTGATCGCCCGGTCGAACAGGCCAAATTCATAACAGCCCTCCTGCGGTTCAAAAATGGACCAGGCGAACTCGCCCATCCGCACAATCGTGAAGCCCATCTCCCGCATACGGCGGTAGTCGTCCTCCCACATCTTCTCCGGCCAATGCTCCGGGTAATAACACACACCAAGTTCGAACTGCTCAGAAGCGACGGGTTTCTTCATCTTTACCTCCAAAGTATTAAATATATGCTTTATATACTACTTGATTATATTGTAATATCAGTTATGTTAGATGTGATATAGCATAATATTGCTATCGTATTACTTTATTGCGTCTTTGCAATGATAACGGTTACGGAGGGATTGCGATCAGACAGCATTACGTTTTGCCTGCCCCGGCCTACAGCAGCTATGTATGTTATCCGGAGCTGCTTGGACAATACAATCAATTCCCGCAGCATGCGGAGCGGCGGGAGGAAGGTTTCCTCGGCAGCTATAATTTGCATTTGATATTTGGCGGAGAAGGGTATGTGTTCCAGGGAGGAGAGCGGACGGCTATGGGCAAGGGAACGGGGTTTCTCTACCCGCGCGGCGCGTACCAGCAGTATGGATCTGACCCGCTGCAGCCTTGGGATGTGAGATGGGTTCATTTCACAACAGGCTTGTCCCTGCCCCTGCTGGAAACGGCCGACCATACGCGCGGTTATTTCTTCTCCTTCGATCCTTCGGCAGGCCTGGACAGCCTGTTCGACCAGATGTATCAGCTGAGTGCCGCCTATGAGACACGTAATGAACCGCGTCTGTCAGCGCTGCTCTATGAGATTCTGGTGACGCTGCTGCAGAATTCGCAGCCGCTCCACAGCCCGGTTCCGCAGGAGACCCGACAATCGATCCGCAGCGCGGCCGATATCATCCACGGCGAATGTGGCAAGCCCTGGACGCTCGAATCGATGGCCCGGCTGTCGGGCTACAGCAGCTATCACTTTCTGCGGCTGTTCCGGGAGATCATGGGCAAGACCCCAAGCCGTTATTTGACCGAATGCCGTCTGGCCCGGGCCAAGCTGCTGCTTGTATCCACGGAGCTATCCGTGGCAGAGGTGGCCCGCAGCAGCGGATTCATGCAGTCCAGTTACTTCATTAAGGTGTTCAGGCAAGCGGAGGGACTGCCGCCGAACCAATACCGGCGGGCCTTTGGCTCATGATGATTGTCCTTCCGAATTGCATAAAATGGAACAAATAGGTTACAACCCTATGATAAGGGTTACAAAATGGATACATTTGCTTGTACACAAGCCTTTATAATGATTTTAGAAATTATACTTGGAGGTACATGAATGAGAACGTATAGAAGTACATATACAGCAGTGTTGTTAAGCACTTTAATTCTTGGACAGCTGGCAGGGCAAACGGCGCTGGCAGCTCCCGCTCAAGCCCCCAAAGGAGCATCAACTGCGGCCGTAGTGCCCGCGAGTCTGGGCAGCGTTCAGCTTGGCGCCGGAGTCAAAGCCACACTTGAAGACGTTAATCTCTGGCAACAGGCTGGCGGCAATATCCTTACTTACACGCTTAACTACTCGAACACAGGCAGCGGCAATGCGAATCTGCTGCATTATTTCTCCAGGGCTGC
This window encodes:
- a CDS encoding beta-galactosidase, whose translation is MKKPVASEQFELGVCYYPEHWPEKMWEDDYRRMREMGFTIVRMGEFAWSIFEPQEGCYEFGLFDRAISLAHSHGLKVVLGTPTATPPAWLTDRYPEVLNVTYEGVTLQHGMRRHYNYSSPKYRELCAAITTQLAEHYSGHPGVVGWQIDNELNCEINVFYSESDHIAFREWLKQKYVTLDQLNEAWGAVFWNQTYSDWSQVFLPRPTPVPKQPNPHQALDEKRFISDNTISFAKVQGDILRAKAPGQWVTTNGLFGHLDSHALTDGLLDFFSYDSYPQFSSISNDAAEVNPLRDRGWGLSLSVVRSISPNFCIMEQQSGPGGWVNRMDMPSPKPGQMRLWTYQSIAHGADMVLYFRWRTATMGNEIYWHGLNDYHNQPNRRLREAAGIGKELAGSGQAIIGSVTEANVAIVRDYDNEWDGEYDVWHGPFMWQSNKEWYKALQHKHIPNDVLYIREQTTLAELARYKVLIYPHPAILSDETAALLGQYVQQGGKLVFGCRTGYKDTRGQCYMRPFPGAARELCGITVEEFTMVKGTRQPTSIQWNGMPDTGADAFNDILHVEEDTVEVMGTYASDYYAGKPAVTRNTRGKGEVWYYGAVFNEEAALNLIEHLGLRSPAAEWLELPAEVELQIRSNADTSFTFLLNYEETPAVIRVAGSKTDLLSGEVITGEYTLEGYGVLILQ
- a CDS encoding helix-turn-helix transcriptional regulator, which encodes MPAPAYSSYVCYPELLGQYNQFPQHAERREEGFLGSYNLHLIFGGEGYVFQGGERTAMGKGTGFLYPRGAYQQYGSDPLQPWDVRWVHFTTGLSLPLLETADHTRGYFFSFDPSAGLDSLFDQMYQLSAAYETRNEPRLSALLYEILVTLLQNSQPLHSPVPQETRQSIRSAADIIHGECGKPWTLESMARLSGYSSYHFLRLFREIMGKTPSRYLTECRLARAKLLLVSTELSVAEVARSSGFMQSSYFIKVFRQAEGLPPNQYRRAFGS
- a CDS encoding AzlD domain-containing protein, translated to MEIRAEILLIIAGAALVTVIPRVLPLMLLSRIELPEWANRWLNYVPIAVMSALIAQELLIHDGQLTGWSLSGNLELLAALPTFWIAVKTRSLLGTVIAGMISIMLLRYFF
- a CDS encoding AzlC family ABC transporter permease, with the translated sequence MTQETAGLAEPAVPDTEDNFLQGVKDCLPTLLGYLSIGFAAGVVEKTAGLTLAEIALMSTLLYAGSAQFIAAGMIAAGSTVSGIIITILFVNLRHLLLSAALSPYFRHLTPLRNLLLGALLTDETFGVAITRAARSRRISERWMHGLNLTAYLNWIIANMAGAFLGQWIAEPERYGLDFALPAMFIGLLVLTLVSRSKYAADIAVGLTAVVLAVVVSILVSPSMGVIVATVVAATLGMVVEQWK